Proteins from a single region of Crassaminicella profunda:
- the gsiB gene encoding glutathione ABC transporter substrate-binding protein GsiB has product MKKKFLAVFLCFILMAAALVGCGNNASEETASQQDQASGDAEAKSKDIVIGVGATFISMDPHDTNDTLSYSVQKSMMQGLVGFDKEMNVVPVLAESYESNKEATEFTFKLHEGIKFHDGTDFNAEAVKVNVDRLANPENKLKRHSLFELVDRTEVVDEYTVKVVLKEPFGAMINTFAHPAAMMHSPAALEKYGKEVSRNPVGTGPFTFKEWVPGDHLTVVKNENYWKNGMPKVDSVTFKPVPENGTRVAMLQTGEADFIYQVPPEQAKIIEGQDGIVLENTPSIIVRYLAMNCMKKPFDDIRVRKAINYALDKKAYEKIVYQGFADDMKSIIAPNVQFYEEQKPYTYNVEKAKELLKEAGYENGFETTIWGNNNSDTVKSMEFIQQQLSKINIKVNVEPMESGTRAEKIWSVQKPEDAGLEMYYAGWSPSTGDADWGIRPLFASNAFPPKSFNTAYYASEEADQYIAAAIKTADPEKRNEAYKKVQEIIWNDAPWAFLGVNQNMAGKKASLKGVYLLPDGSLSVEEAEIK; this is encoded by the coding sequence ATGAAAAAGAAATTTTTAGCAGTTTTTTTATGTTTTATTTTGATGGCAGCAGCTTTAGTTGGATGTGGTAATAATGCATCTGAAGAAACGGCTAGTCAACAAGATCAAGCAAGTGGTGATGCAGAAGCAAAGAGTAAAGATATTGTCATAGGGGTAGGAGCTACATTTATTAGTATGGACCCACATGATACAAATGATACTTTATCCTATTCTGTTCAAAAGAGTATGATGCAGGGACTTGTTGGTTTTGATAAGGAAATGAATGTTGTTCCTGTTCTTGCAGAAAGTTATGAAAGCAACAAAGAAGCTACAGAGTTTACATTTAAACTACATGAAGGAATCAAGTTCCATGATGGAACAGATTTCAATGCAGAAGCAGTAAAGGTAAATGTAGATCGTCTAGCAAATCCTGAAAACAAATTAAAAAGACATAGTTTGTTTGAATTAGTAGATCGTACAGAAGTAGTAGATGAGTATACAGTAAAAGTAGTATTAAAAGAGCCATTTGGTGCTATGATCAATACTTTTGCTCATCCTGCTGCAATGATGCACAGTCCAGCAGCACTTGAAAAATACGGAAAAGAAGTTTCTAGAAATCCAGTAGGAACAGGTCCTTTTACATTTAAAGAGTGGGTACCTGGAGATCACTTAACAGTAGTAAAAAATGAAAATTACTGGAAAAATGGAATGCCAAAGGTAGATAGTGTTACCTTTAAACCAGTTCCAGAGAATGGAACAAGGGTAGCAATGCTACAAACTGGAGAAGCTGATTTTATCTATCAAGTTCCACCAGAGCAAGCAAAGATTATTGAAGGACAAGATGGAATTGTATTAGAAAATACACCTTCTATTATTGTTAGATATTTAGCTATGAACTGTATGAAAAAACCATTTGATGATATTCGTGTAAGAAAAGCAATTAATTATGCCCTTGATAAAAAGGCTTATGAAAAAATTGTTTATCAAGGATTTGCAGATGATATGAAATCTATCATCGCACCGAACGTACAATTTTATGAAGAACAAAAACCATATACTTATAATGTAGAAAAGGCAAAAGAATTATTAAAAGAAGCTGGATATGAAAATGGATTTGAAACAACTATTTGGGGAAATAACAACTCAGATACAGTTAAATCTATGGAATTTATCCAACAGCAATTGTCAAAGATCAATATCAAAGTAAATGTTGAACCTATGGAATCAGGAACAAGAGCTGAGAAAATCTGGTCTGTTCAGAAGCCAGAAGATGCAGGACTTGAGATGTATTATGCAGGTTGGTCACCATCTACAGGAGATGCTGATTGGGGAATTAGACCATTATTTGCATCTAATGCGTTCCCTCCAAAGTCTTTCAATACAGCATATTATGCTAGTGAAGAAGCAGATCAATATATTGCAGCAGCTATAAAGACAGCAGATCCTGAAAAGAGAAATGAAGCTTATAAAAAAGTACAAGAAATTATATGGAATGATGCGCCATGGGCCTTCTTAGGAGTGAATCAAAACATGGCAGGTAAAAAGGCTTCTTTAAAAGGGGTATATTTATTACCAGATGGATCTTTAAGTGTAGAAGAAGCAGAAATTAAATAG
- the gsiC gene encoding glutathione ABC transporter permease GsiC, producing the protein MLKYFIRRILSVIPILIVISIFVFLFVHLIPGDPARLVAGEDATAEDVAIIRSELGLDAPLHEQYFTFMGNLFKGDLGKSLKTRKPVTEEIGSRFMPTFTLTLFSMAWAVVFGLIIGVVSATNRNKWPDYLGMIVAVSGISLPSFWLGLMLIQLFSVKLGWFPTGGYGTFAHYILPSMTLGAAVAAVLARFTRSSFLEIMKEDYIRTARAKGLMERIVVWKHAMRNALIPVITMIGLRFGFLLGGSIVVETVFSWPGLGRLLIDSVNFRDYPVIQSEILLFSLQFIIINLVVDLLYALMNPEIQYE; encoded by the coding sequence GTGCTTAAATATTTTATCAGACGAATATTATCAGTGATTCCAATTTTAATTGTCATTTCCATATTTGTCTTTTTGTTTGTACATTTAATTCCAGGAGATCCAGCAAGATTAGTAGCTGGAGAAGATGCAACGGCTGAGGATGTAGCTATTATTCGCTCAGAGCTAGGGTTAGATGCGCCATTACATGAGCAATATTTTACCTTTATGGGAAATTTGTTTAAAGGGGATTTAGGAAAATCCTTAAAAACAAGAAAACCAGTTACAGAAGAGATTGGAAGTAGATTTATGCCTACTTTCACATTAACATTATTTAGTATGGCTTGGGCAGTTGTCTTTGGACTCATTATAGGCGTTGTATCGGCAACGAATCGGAATAAATGGCCAGATTATTTGGGGATGATTGTAGCTGTTTCAGGCATATCTTTACCATCTTTTTGGCTTGGACTAATGCTTATTCAACTTTTTTCTGTAAAATTAGGATGGTTTCCAACAGGTGGTTACGGAACCTTTGCCCATTATATATTGCCATCTATGACATTAGGAGCAGCTGTTGCAGCAGTACTTGCAAGATTTACCCGATCTTCATTTTTGGAAATCATGAAAGAAGACTACATCAGAACGGCTAGAGCAAAAGGGTTAATGGAAAGAATTGTTGTTTGGAAACATGCCATGAGAAATGCATTAATACCAGTAATTACAATGATTGGACTAAGATTTGGATTTTTACTTGGAGGCTCTATTGTAGTGGAAACCGTATTTAGTTGGCCAGGGCTTGGGCGACTTCTCATTGATTCTGTAAACTTTAGGGATTATCCAGTGATACAATCAGAAATATTATTGTTTTCATTGCAGTTTATCATCATTAATTTGGTGGTTGATTTATTGTATGCCTTAATGAATCCAGAAATTCAGTATGAGTAA
- a CDS encoding ABC transporter permease subunit, whose product MTEKVVVNEKEEKQKIRTPISEFWRKFKKQKVAVFAGGIICILVILAIFGEQIAPYALDATDYDHPMEGPSLSHFAGTDAYGRDILSRIIIGSRISLVVGLSSVTVGMIIGSLLGLISGYYGGILDNLIMRFCDVLFAFPGILLAIAIVAILGPGLENVVVAVATFSIPVFARIVRGSTLSIKETVYVEAAKSIGTKNYWIMLKHILPGTASSIIVFFTMRIGTSILTAASLSFIGLGAQPPTPEWGAMLSGGRDYLNVAPHITIYPGLAIFITVLAFNLLGDGLRDALDPKLDN is encoded by the coding sequence GTGACAGAAAAAGTAGTAGTCAATGAAAAAGAGGAGAAACAAAAAATACGCACGCCAATATCAGAGTTTTGGAGAAAATTTAAGAAACAAAAAGTTGCAGTATTTGCAGGAGGTATTATATGTATCCTTGTGATTTTAGCTATTTTTGGTGAACAGATTGCACCATATGCATTAGATGCAACAGATTATGATCATCCAATGGAAGGACCATCTCTTTCACACTTCGCAGGAACAGATGCCTATGGAAGAGATATTTTAAGTAGAATTATCATTGGTTCGAGAATTTCTTTAGTGGTAGGCCTTAGTTCTGTAACTGTTGGAATGATTATCGGGTCTTTATTAGGACTCATTAGTGGCTATTATGGGGGGATTTTAGATAATTTGATCATGAGATTTTGTGATGTTTTATTTGCTTTTCCAGGAATTTTATTAGCCATTGCTATTGTTGCCATTTTAGGGCCGGGCCTTGAAAATGTGGTGGTGGCAGTTGCCACTTTCAGTATACCCGTCTTTGCTCGGATTGTACGGGGGAGTACACTATCTATAAAAGAGACGGTTTATGTGGAAGCTGCCAAAAGTATCGGAACAAAAAACTATTGGATTATGCTGAAGCATATTTTACCAGGAACTGCTTCTAGTATCATTGTCTTTTTTACTATGAGAATCGGTACATCTATTTTAACAGCTGCAAGTTTAAGCTTTATAGGACTAGGTGCACAACCTCCTACACCAGAATGGGGAGCTATGCTAAGTGGTGGAAGAGATTATTTAAATGTAGCACCACATATTACTATTTATCCAGGTCTTGCTATATTTATCACAGTTTTAGCATTTAATTTATTAGGAGATGGATTAAGAGATGCATTAGATCCAAAGTTAGACAATTAA
- a CDS encoding ABC transporter ATP-binding protein yields the protein MKKKLLEVKYLKTYFYTDQGVVPAVDGVDLYINEGETLGVVGESGSGKSVTSLSIMRLLQDTSGKIVNGYINFDDKDLLSLSESEMQNIRGNDIAMIFQEPMTSLNPVLKIGEQIQEAVELHLKLAKNKAKKHVVDMLKAVGIPRSEEIYDEYPHQLSGGMRQRVMIAMAMACRPKLLIADEPTTALDVTVQAQILDLMKKLKTENHTAIMMVTHDLGVVAETCERVVVMYCGRVVEYGDVYEIFEKPMHPYTRGLLNSIPKLRQKVDRLDSIPGTVPNPKNMPKGCKFAPRCAEAMDICFEKEPPLFYIDEGHKSKCWNCKNHMGED from the coding sequence GTGAAGAAGAAATTATTAGAAGTAAAATATCTGAAAACCTATTTTTATACAGATCAAGGGGTTGTACCAGCAGTAGATGGTGTGGATTTATATATAAATGAAGGGGAAACCTTAGGAGTTGTAGGGGAATCAGGATCAGGAAAAAGTGTAACCTCTCTTTCTATTATGAGATTACTACAGGATACTTCAGGAAAAATCGTCAATGGGTATATCAATTTTGATGATAAAGATTTATTATCCTTATCTGAAAGTGAAATGCAAAACATTCGAGGAAATGATATTGCTATGATTTTTCAAGAGCCTATGACCTCTTTAAATCCTGTTTTAAAGATCGGAGAACAAATTCAAGAAGCGGTTGAACTGCATTTGAAATTAGCTAAAAATAAGGCAAAAAAACACGTTGTAGACATGTTAAAAGCTGTAGGGATTCCAAGATCAGAAGAAATTTATGATGAATATCCTCATCAACTTTCAGGGGGCATGAGGCAAAGAGTTATGATTGCCATGGCCATGGCTTGTCGTCCTAAGTTATTAATTGCAGATGAACCTACTACAGCCCTAGATGTTACGGTTCAAGCACAAATTCTAGATTTGATGAAAAAATTAAAGACAGAAAATCATACAGCGATTATGATGGTAACGCATGATTTAGGGGTAGTTGCTGAAACCTGTGAAAGAGTAGTTGTTATGTATTGTGGGAGAGTAGTTGAATATGGGGATGTATATGAAATTTTTGAAAAGCCTATGCATCCTTATACGAGAGGATTATTGAATTCGATTCCTAAATTAAGACAAAAAGTAGATCGACTAGATTCTATACCAGGGACAGTACCTAATCCTAAAAATATGCCTAAAGGATGTAAATTTGCACCAAGATGTGCTGAGGCAATGGATATTTGTTTTGAAAAAGAACCTCCATTATTTTATATTGATGAAGGACATAAAAGTAAATGTTGGAATTGTAAAAATCATATGGGAGAGGATTAA
- a CDS encoding ABC transporter ATP-binding protein, with product MGEQLVKVNNLKKLFPIKKGLLGKTKAYVKAVDGLSFEIYNGECFGLVGESGCGKSTTGRMLLKLIEPTEGEICFEGKDIVKMSQEEMRMKRKDIQMIFQDPYASLNPRMTVGEIIAEPLKVHTKLGKEERAKRIYELLEMVGLSGYHANRYAHEFSGGQRQRIGIARALAAEPKLIIADEPVSALDVSIQSQVLNLLQDLKKEFNLTYVFIAHDLSVVEHISDRVGVMYLGRIVEIADKDTLYSDPSHPYTKALLSAVPIADPRAKKERIILEGDVPSPVNPPSGCSFHTRCRNCMEICKKERPVLKKIGPSHEVACHLY from the coding sequence ATGGGCGAGCAATTAGTTAAGGTAAACAATCTTAAAAAATTATTTCCTATAAAAAAAGGATTATTAGGCAAAACAAAAGCTTATGTGAAAGCTGTAGACGGGTTGTCCTTTGAAATTTATAATGGAGAGTGTTTTGGATTAGTAGGAGAAAGTGGTTGTGGTAAATCTACAACAGGAAGAATGCTCCTAAAACTAATAGAACCTACAGAAGGTGAGATTTGTTTTGAAGGAAAAGATATTGTCAAGATGAGTCAAGAAGAAATGCGTATGAAGAGAAAAGATATCCAAATGATTTTCCAAGATCCCTATGCATCCTTAAATCCAAGAATGACTGTAGGTGAAATTATTGCAGAACCATTAAAGGTACACACAAAGCTTGGTAAAGAGGAAAGAGCAAAACGAATTTATGAGTTATTAGAAATGGTAGGGCTCAGTGGATATCATGCCAATCGATATGCTCATGAATTCAGTGGAGGACAAAGACAAAGGATTGGTATTGCCAGAGCCTTGGCAGCTGAACCAAAATTGATTATTGCAGATGAACCTGTTTCTGCATTAGATGTTTCTATACAGTCTCAGGTACTAAATTTATTGCAAGATTTAAAGAAAGAATTTAATTTAACTTATGTTTTTATTGCCCATGATTTAAGTGTAGTAGAGCATATTAGTGATCGAGTTGGGGTTATGTATTTAGGAAGAATTGTAGAGATTGCAGACAAAGATACTTTATACAGTGATCCTTCCCATCCTTATACAAAAGCATTACTAAGTGCTGTACCTATTGCTGATCCTAGAGCGAAGAAAGAAAGGATTATATTAGAAGGAGATGTTCCAAGTCCTGTGAATCCACCAAGTGGATGCAGTTTTCATACAAGATGTAGAAATTGTATGGAGATTTGTAAAAAGGAAAGACCTGTATTAAAAAAGATAGGTCCATCCCATGAAGTTGCTTGTCATCTTTATTAA
- a CDS encoding sigma 54-interacting transcriptional regulator, producing the protein MKRKYLKRKLVIICIQEGYMERMLSQLKEIFSDKVEIRGITVKNLMKEKIDPDEILLLSNQSIVPMVKTFFQDIKKYILIKRSVNLMNMKKLWLLPKGQKILVINDTDLNTKEVVEELRECIFEHDYYGYPMNNPIPKEIDYVITPGEMQFIPEGVKNVIDIGPRVIDLETIMKLFEILGFEYDHVWIMKRYMKALSLLTQDEPMDKMHLLNKIDTKANYYFSDMISYSEKIENTIQMAKKMAKDEKNIHIYGEIGTGKTLLAQAIHNESKRKEKVFIMVDCSLMSEKTLENKLFGYEDEASKNKVPSLLELADGGTLCLEAINGLSFKLQNRLLQVIKENKLTRNNGIEPILIDVRLITTSTVNILGLVKEGEFSKELFYRMSPYALRLHNLNEENVQLEALIEGYLKNNLKREELIIEEDAIQILKNHKWRGNVRELFNVLAHIACMDVSRIDKSDLPFYIKTNEVVDEKIFDHTVQKKTIDVEKMIKEIERRGFLEESLKILNVFHGGKEAYKAYGRLSLKKKLEEIHIYLTEQQLRLKLEWLKDLGLLNVRKGRAGTILSRKGKEFLKELENRKLE; encoded by the coding sequence ATGAAGAGAAAATACCTAAAAAGGAAATTAGTGATTATTTGTATTCAAGAAGGTTATATGGAACGAATGTTGAGTCAATTAAAAGAAATATTTTCCGATAAGGTAGAAATTCGGGGGATCACAGTGAAAAATTTGATGAAAGAAAAAATAGATCCTGACGAAATTCTTTTGTTATCTAATCAATCCATTGTCCCTATGGTAAAAACTTTTTTTCAAGACATAAAGAAATATATATTAATCAAACGTTCCGTTAATTTGATGAATATGAAAAAATTATGGTTGCTTCCTAAAGGACAAAAGATTTTGGTCATCAATGATACAGATCTTAATACAAAAGAAGTAGTAGAAGAGTTAAGGGAATGTATTTTTGAACATGATTATTATGGTTACCCCATGAATAATCCCATACCAAAAGAGATTGATTATGTTATTACCCCAGGAGAAATGCAATTCATACCTGAAGGGGTGAAAAATGTTATAGACATAGGGCCTAGGGTAATAGACTTAGAGACCATTATGAAACTTTTTGAAATTCTAGGTTTTGAGTATGACCATGTATGGATTATGAAACGATACATGAAAGCATTAAGTCTCCTTACACAAGATGAGCCCATGGATAAGATGCATCTATTAAATAAAATTGATACAAAAGCAAATTATTATTTTTCAGATATGATTTCTTATAGCGAAAAAATAGAAAATACTATTCAAATGGCTAAGAAAATGGCAAAGGATGAAAAAAATATTCATATTTATGGGGAGATTGGAACGGGAAAAACACTTTTGGCACAAGCTATTCATAATGAATCAAAAAGAAAAGAAAAGGTTTTTATTATGGTGGATTGTTCTTTGATGTCAGAAAAAACACTCGAAAACAAGTTGTTTGGGTATGAGGATGAAGCTTCTAAAAATAAGGTTCCAAGCTTGTTAGAACTTGCAGATGGAGGAACCTTGTGTTTAGAAGCAATCAATGGGCTCTCCTTTAAGCTACAAAATAGATTGCTTCAAGTGATCAAAGAGAATAAGCTTACTAGAAATAATGGAATAGAACCTATTTTGATTGATGTTCGATTGATTACAACGAGTACAGTAAATATTTTAGGGTTAGTAAAAGAAGGGGAATTTTCTAAAGAATTATTTTATAGAATGTCTCCTTATGCTTTAAGATTACATAATTTAAATGAAGAAAATGTACAATTAGAAGCTTTGATTGAGGGATATTTGAAAAATAATCTTAAGAGAGAGGAGTTAATCATTGAAGAGGATGCTATACAAATCCTTAAAAACCATAAATGGAGAGGTAATGTAAGAGAATTATTTAATGTATTAGCTCATATTGCTTGTATGGATGTAAGTAGAATCGATAAAAGTGATCTCCCTTTTTATATAAAGACCAACGAAGTTGTAGATGAAAAAATTTTTGATCATACGGTACAGAAAAAAACAATAGATGTGGAGAAAATGATTAAAGAAATAGAAAGACGTGGATTTTTAGAAGAAAGCTTAAAGATATTAAATGTTTTTCATGGTGGGAAAGAAGCCTATAAGGCCTATGGACGTTTATCCTTAAAAAAGAAATTAGAAGAAATCCATATTTATCTAACAGAACAGCAGTTAAGATTAAAGCTTGAGTGGTTAAAAGATTTAGGTTTATTAAATGTAAGAAAAGGAAGAGCAGGAACCATTCTTTCAAGAAAAGGAAAAGAATTTTTAAAAGAACTAGAGAATAGGAAATTAGAATAA
- a CDS encoding M55 family metallopeptidase: MKIFISADIEGIGGVVQGVQTKVGNGDYEKARILMTQEVNAAIDGALEAGAKEMVVNDSHGGMRNLLVEDLREEATVICGKPKKNSMMAGLDQTFDAILCIGYHPMAKHDGTLSHTISGYAFSDIQINGKSYGESGIYGALAGSFGVPVVLFSGDDALEMEVKRDFPKVQVAVVKENIAANCAKCMHPNKARALIKEKVKHALKELKNMELFQLKGPLDMKIKLNSVLITDCVEIIPRVNRVSSDTIEYIAEDIQEGVRLLNTISAMARGLM, translated from the coding sequence ATGAAGATTTTTATTTCAGCAGATATTGAGGGAATCGGTGGTGTTGTTCAAGGGGTTCAAACAAAAGTAGGAAATGGGGATTATGAAAAAGCAAGAATTTTAATGACCCAAGAAGTAAATGCAGCTATTGATGGGGCTTTAGAAGCAGGTGCAAAAGAGATGGTTGTAAATGATTCCCATGGAGGCATGCGTAATCTATTAGTGGAGGATTTAAGAGAGGAAGCAACTGTCATTTGTGGAAAACCGAAAAAGAATTCCATGATGGCAGGACTTGATCAAACCTTTGATGCTATATTATGCATTGGTTATCATCCAATGGCAAAACATGATGGTACCCTCTCACATACTATTAGCGGATATGCTTTTTCAGATATACAGATCAATGGAAAAAGCTATGGAGAATCAGGGATTTATGGTGCTTTAGCTGGAAGTTTTGGGGTGCCTGTAGTATTGTTTTCTGGGGATGATGCATTAGAAATGGAAGTAAAAAGAGATTTTCCTAAAGTTCAAGTAGCCGTAGTAAAAGAAAATATAGCTGCTAATTGTGCAAAATGTATGCATCCTAATAAAGCTAGAGCATTAATCAAAGAAAAAGTAAAACATGCTTTAAAAGAATTAAAGAATATGGAACTTTTTCAATTAAAAGGACCTTTAGACATGAAGATCAAACTCAATTCTGTTTTGATTACAGATTGTGTAGAAATTATTCCAAGGGTCAATAGAGTTTCTTCTGATACCATTGAATATATTGCTGAAGATATCCAAGAAGGGGTTCGATTGTTAAATACCATATCTGCTATGGCAAGAGGACTTATGTAG
- a CDS encoding P1 family peptidase → MKNQKRIRDYGINIGNIEPGEKNAITDVLGVKVGHFTLNEGNIKTGVTAILPHEGNLFKEKVFAASHVINGFGKTIGTIQIEELGNIETPIILTNTLSTGIVSDALIQYMLKGNKDIGRTTGTVNPIVCECNDGYLNDIRGGHVKKEHVFSAIENADSEFEEGSVGAGTGMSCYKLKGGIGTASRKVKLDGDDYTVGALVLTNMGHKKDLMINRMPAGRMIEEIDQKEDLEEDKGSIIMLLATDIPMSHRQLKRISKRAIVGLSRTGSHIGNGSGEIVISFTTANTMLHDKKEDLMDIKIIHENNMDFVFRSVAEAVEEAILNSLITGKSTIGRDGNHRKSLNEYMDSILKQVEPK, encoded by the coding sequence ATGAAAAATCAAAAAAGAATAAGGGACTATGGCATAAATATAGGAAATATAGAACCAGGAGAAAAAAATGCAATCACTGATGTATTAGGAGTGAAGGTAGGCCATTTTACTTTAAATGAAGGAAATATAAAAACTGGGGTCACAGCTATACTTCCCCATGAAGGGAATTTGTTCAAAGAAAAGGTTTTTGCTGCATCTCATGTGATTAATGGATTTGGAAAAACCATAGGAACCATTCAAATTGAAGAATTAGGAAATATTGAAACACCTATTATTTTGACAAATACTTTAAGTACAGGGATCGTAAGTGATGCTTTAATACAATATATGTTAAAGGGAAATAAGGATATTGGAAGGACTACAGGGACAGTTAATCCTATAGTTTGTGAATGTAATGATGGCTATTTGAATGATATTCGAGGGGGACATGTAAAAAAAGAACATGTATTTTCTGCTATTGAAAATGCAGATAGTGAATTTGAAGAAGGTAGTGTTGGGGCAGGCACAGGTATGTCTTGCTATAAACTAAAGGGTGGAATCGGAACAGCCTCTAGAAAGGTCAAGCTAGATGGGGATGATTATACAGTTGGAGCATTGGTTTTAACCAATATGGGACATAAAAAGGATTTAATGATTAATAGGATGCCTGCTGGAAGAATGATAGAAGAAATAGATCAAAAAGAGGATTTAGAAGAGGATAAGGGATCTATTATCATGCTGTTAGCAACAGATATTCCTATGAGTCATAGGCAACTGAAAAGAATTTCTAAAAGAGCTATTGTAGGTCTTAGTCGAACGGGTTCCCATATTGGAAATGGTAGTGGAGAAATTGTTATTAGCTTTACTACTGCAAATACCATGTTGCACGATAAAAAAGAAGATTTAATGGACATAAAAATCATTCATGAAAATAATATGGATTTTGTTTTTAGATCTGTGGCTGAAGCTGTAGAAGAAGCTATTTTAAACTCTTTAATCACAGGGAAAAGTACTATAGGAAGGGATGGTAATCATAGAAAATCGTTAAATGAGTATATGGATAGCATCCTTAAACAGGTAGAGCCAAAATAG
- a CDS encoding M42 family metallopeptidase, protein MNTTASLEMIRDFSNANGVSGFEDEVVKVIRKYANDQVEIKEDRLRNLYLHRKNNKGSQPIIMIDAHSDEVGFMVQSIKENGMIKFIPIGGWVAQNVPAQRVRIINAEGEVIIGIVATKPPHFMSEAERKQAVEISNLVIDIGATSRKEVIEVFKIEVGAPIVPDVTFRYNETNETLLGKGFDNRLGCAALIDTLKTLENEELDVDVVGTVSAQEEVGTRGAFVTANTVKPDVAIVFEGTPADDTFMDEYESQSALKKGPQIRHRDNSMITHPRFTRFSRQIAKDLGIDFQDAVRLGGGTNGGRIHLSNGGVPTIVIGIPVRYIHTHQGFSALIDYKNAVKWASEIVKSLNKEIIEKF, encoded by the coding sequence ATGAATACAACAGCTTCTTTAGAAATGATTAGAGATTTTTCAAATGCCAATGGCGTATCAGGCTTTGAAGATGAAGTGGTAAAAGTAATCAGAAAATATGCAAATGATCAGGTAGAGATCAAAGAAGATCGTCTTAGAAATTTATACTTACATAGAAAAAATAATAAAGGAAGTCAACCTATTATCATGATCGATGCTCATTCAGATGAGGTAGGGTTTATGGTTCAATCTATTAAGGAAAATGGAATGATTAAATTTATTCCTATTGGTGGTTGGGTAGCTCAAAATGTACCTGCTCAAAGGGTTAGGATTATTAATGCTGAGGGAGAGGTAATTATTGGTATTGTTGCTACAAAGCCTCCTCATTTCATGTCAGAGGCAGAAAGGAAGCAAGCTGTAGAAATTTCAAATCTAGTAATAGATATTGGCGCTACATCAAGAAAAGAGGTCATAGAAGTTTTCAAAATAGAAGTAGGTGCTCCAATCGTTCCAGATGTTACATTTAGATACAATGAGACCAATGAAACATTATTAGGGAAAGGTTTTGACAATCGATTAGGGTGTGCTGCCCTTATAGATACCCTTAAGACGTTAGAAAATGAAGAGTTAGATGTGGATGTTGTTGGAACCGTTTCTGCCCAGGAGGAAGTAGGTACAAGAGGTGCATTTGTTACAGCCAATACAGTAAAGCCAGATGTAGCCATCGTCTTTGAAGGAACCCCTGCTGATGATACTTTCATGGATGAATATGAGTCACAATCTGCATTAAAGAAAGGCCCTCAAATAAGACATAGAGATAACTCTATGATTACCCATCCAAGATTCACAAGATTTTCACGACAAATTGCCAAAGATTTAGGAATTGATTTTCAAGATGCTGTAAGGTTAGGTGGTGGGACAAATGGGGGGAGAATTCACCTATCCAATGGAGGGGTACCAACTATTGTCATAGGGATTCCTGTAAGATATATACATACCCATCAAGGATTTTCAGCACTTATAGATTATAAAAATGCTGTAAAGTGGGCTAGTGAAATTGTTAAGAGTTTAAATAAAGAAATCATCGAAAAATTTTAA